A region from the Candidatus Electrothrix scaldis genome encodes:
- a CDS encoding sigma 54-interacting transcriptional regulator gives MDENEFFREATLRICGNLEIEKALFSALKYMRQVMPVDHMFFQFYDEEHNAMHILADASPECGRIVDLQVKLSVGARQELMQFREEFRHKKSKFVWLFRDNPRKQKLTDEIFNSLGYSTTSLMVFPLGLKFQELLGGGSLILSSESESKFSQQHVELLSLVREPFAIALSNALKHRSELKLYDRDFFWEITTRICGNLEIEEGLRSCLELLSQYMPADSLYLERHERNFGAMHMIARATADKSEKMDVLIPFTEEGKAKMAMLAQEWIKGTFPSVLVINNPREEPVTKQLLKTLGEPPSSVMSLPLFLKDEIAGALVVIAEGDNRFSEQHAKLYSNLRMPFFVAVSNTLKHREIIKLKDLLADDNRYLQGELRRLSGDEIVGANFGLRDVMYKVQQVAALNSPVLLLGETGVGKDVIAQTIHYSSSRSDGPFVSVNCGAIPESLIDSELFGHEEGAFTGAVTQKRGRFERANKGTIFLDEIGELPLQAQVRLLRVLQSKEIERVGGVETIPLDIRIIAATNRNLEKMVAQNTFREDLWFRLNVFPIQIPPLRERKEDIPALLQYFIRQKTKELNLPAVPSIFPGAIDFLLSYSWPGNVRELGNIVERAMILSPAGPLTFDHLNPVDTKKNTEDMPSHQREQALDLDSVISRHIRSVLSQTDGKVNGEDGAAALLGVNPSTLRNRMKKLGIPYGKQRYL, from the coding sequence ATGGATGAGAATGAATTTTTTCGGGAAGCGACATTGAGGATCTGTGGCAATCTGGAGATCGAAAAAGCACTTTTTTCCGCTTTAAAATACATGCGACAGGTAATGCCGGTTGATCATATGTTCTTTCAGTTTTATGACGAGGAACATAATGCAATGCATATCCTTGCTGATGCTTCGCCAGAGTGTGGCCGGATCGTTGATCTGCAGGTGAAATTATCTGTCGGAGCCAGACAGGAGTTGATGCAGTTTCGAGAGGAATTCAGGCACAAAAAGTCAAAATTTGTATGGCTCTTTCGAGACAACCCAAGAAAGCAGAAACTTACAGATGAGATATTTAACTCGCTTGGGTATTCAACAACTTCTCTTATGGTGTTCCCTTTAGGCCTTAAATTCCAGGAATTACTTGGGGGCGGCTCACTTATTCTTTCCTCTGAAAGTGAAAGCAAGTTTAGTCAACAACATGTCGAGCTACTCTCGCTGGTCCGAGAACCCTTTGCAATTGCTCTGTCCAATGCCCTCAAACACAGAAGTGAACTTAAACTCTATGACAGGGATTTTTTTTGGGAGATTACTACACGAATCTGCGGAAACCTGGAAATTGAAGAAGGACTCCGATCCTGCCTGGAACTCCTCTCCCAATACATGCCAGCAGACAGCCTTTACCTGGAAAGGCACGAAAGGAACTTTGGTGCGATGCATATGATAGCAAGGGCAACAGCCGACAAGAGTGAAAAAATGGATGTGCTGATCCCCTTTACCGAAGAGGGCAAAGCAAAAATGGCAATGTTGGCCCAGGAGTGGATAAAGGGAACATTTCCTTCAGTCCTGGTCATCAACAACCCACGAGAAGAACCTGTTACAAAACAGCTGCTCAAGACTCTTGGTGAACCACCTTCATCTGTCATGAGCCTGCCCCTCTTCCTCAAAGATGAAATCGCCGGAGCATTGGTCGTTATAGCCGAGGGAGACAACCGATTTAGCGAACAACACGCAAAGCTCTATTCCAACCTGAGGATGCCATTTTTTGTAGCCGTGTCAAACACTCTGAAACATAGAGAAATAATTAAACTCAAGGACTTGCTTGCCGATGACAATCGCTACCTGCAGGGGGAGCTACGCCGTTTGTCAGGCGACGAAATAGTTGGAGCGAACTTCGGATTGCGGGATGTCATGTATAAAGTCCAGCAGGTTGCGGCTCTGAACAGCCCGGTGTTGTTGTTAGGAGAGACCGGCGTTGGCAAGGATGTGATCGCCCAAACTATTCATTATTCCTCATCCCGCAGTGATGGCCCTTTTGTGAGCGTAAACTGTGGGGCAATTCCAGAGAGCCTGATCGATAGTGAGTTGTTCGGGCACGAAGAAGGTGCGTTTACTGGAGCGGTAACGCAAAAACGTGGTCGCTTTGAGCGGGCAAATAAGGGAACAATTTTTCTTGATGAAATAGGGGAGCTTCCTCTTCAGGCCCAGGTTCGTTTGCTGCGGGTCTTACAGAGCAAAGAGATTGAGCGGGTTGGAGGCGTAGAAACCATTCCTCTTGATATCCGAATTATTGCCGCGACAAATCGCAATTTAGAGAAAATGGTTGCACAGAATACATTTCGTGAAGATCTCTGGTTTCGCCTCAATGTATTTCCCATCCAGATACCACCGCTTCGCGAGAGAAAAGAAGATATCCCGGCCTTGCTGCAATATTTTATTCGGCAAAAGACCAAAGAACTGAATTTACCCGCAGTGCCCAGTATTTTTCCTGGAGCTATAGATTTTCTCCTGAGCTACTCTTGGCCAGGTAACGTCAGGGAGTTGGGCAATATCGTTGAGCGGGCCATGATCCTGAGCCCGGCAGGACCGTTGACGTTTGATCATCTTAATCCCGTAGATACAAAGAAAAATACGGAGGATATGCCATCGCATCAGAGAGAGCAAGCTCTTGACCTGGATAGTGTTATCTCACGGCATATTCGTTCTGTCTTGTCTCAAACAGATGGGAAGGTGAATGGGGAAGATGGGGCAGCTGCTCTTTTGGGAGTTAATCCCAGTACGTTGAGGAATAGAATGAAGAAGCTTGGCATTCCTTATGGGAAACAGCGCTATCTGTAG
- a CDS encoding N-acetyltransferase codes for MKAQNVLIRDEKDTDHSVISDVTQAAFETLEISNHTEQFIIEALRTANALTISLVAEIDDRVVGHIAFSPVTMSDGTTDWYGLGPVSVLPDVQRQGIGKALIQEGLSCLRALHAKGCCLVGHPEYYRQFGFKNVDDLALEGVPQEVFFALSFDGNIPQGNVMFHKGFTATGPKNGTVDN; via the coding sequence ATGAAGGCACAAAACGTTCTGATCAGAGACGAAAAAGACACAGACCATAGCGTCATCTCGGATGTGACGCAAGCAGCGTTCGAGACGCTGGAGATCAGCAACCACACTGAACAGTTCATCATTGAGGCATTACGAACTGCCAATGCCTTGACAATCTCATTGGTTGCAGAAATAGACGACCGCGTTGTAGGCCATATTGCCTTCTCTCCTGTCACCATGTCGGACGGCACCACAGACTGGTACGGACTCGGCCCGGTTTCCGTGCTCCCGGACGTTCAACGCCAAGGGATCGGCAAGGCACTTATCCAGGAAGGGCTGTCATGCTTGCGAGCACTTCACGCGAAAGGCTGCTGCCTGGTCGGGCACCCGGAATACTACCGACAATTCGGGTTTAAGAATGTTGACGATCTCGCTCTTGAAGGCGTTCCGCAGGAAGTGTTCTTTGCTCTTTCCTTTGACGGCAACATACCGCAGGGCAATGTCATGTTTCACAAAGGATTTACAGCAACCGGCCCGAAAAACGGTACAGTTGACAACTAA
- a CDS encoding ABC transporter ATP-binding protein, with protein MSDFLEAQQIGKTFRPDKEVEVAALRNINLTIRQGDFAVLSGPSGSGKTTLLNIIGCLDAATEGQVFLTGEQLTGLPEKKLSLIRRDQIGFVFQAYNLIPVLTARENIEYIMKLQGRSQEECDARVTEVARKLEIHTLLDKLPGQLSGGQQQRVAVARAVAATPKLILADEPTANLDSKTSASLMDMMERLNEDEGVTIIFSSHDPLVIGKARHSIVLKDGEIISDERIH; from the coding sequence ATGAGTGATTTTCTTGAAGCACAGCAGATCGGCAAGACATTCCGCCCTGATAAGGAAGTGGAGGTCGCTGCCCTGCGCAATATCAACCTGACAATCAGGCAAGGCGATTTCGCCGTGCTCTCCGGCCCGTCCGGCAGTGGGAAGACCACTCTGCTCAACATCATCGGCTGCCTGGATGCAGCCACGGAGGGACAGGTTTTCCTGACCGGGGAGCAGCTCACCGGCCTGCCCGAAAAAAAGCTTTCCCTTATCCGCCGGGATCAGATCGGCTTTGTCTTTCAGGCCTATAACCTCATCCCGGTGCTTACGGCCAGGGAGAATATTGAGTACATCATGAAGCTCCAGGGGCGCAGCCAGGAGGAATGCGATGCACGGGTGACCGAGGTGGCCCGCAAGCTGGAAATCCATACCCTGCTCGACAAACTGCCCGGCCAACTCAGCGGCGGCCAGCAGCAACGGGTGGCCGTGGCCCGTGCCGTGGCGGCCACACCTAAGCTGATTCTTGCTGATGAACCGACCGCCAACCTAGACTCCAAAACCTCTGCCTCGCTCATGGACATGATGGAACGGCTCAATGAGGACGAGGGGGTGACCATCATCTTTTCCTCGCACGACCCGCTGGTCATCGGCAAGGCACGGCATTCTATCGTCCTCAAAGACGGGGAAATTATTTCTGATGAGCGCATTCACTGA
- a CDS encoding class I SAM-dependent methyltransferase, with protein MFEELEKINQRPEPFQYYTASDLWTDEHTSKQMLSYHLNGDIDVSSRNAEFIKRSVEWIAAQFNIGKDTRIADFGCGPGLYATALARHGAKVTGIDFSRSSIDYAKEVADREQLNINYLNQNYLEFEPEEQFDLVVMIMCDFCVLSPTQRKMLLSKFHNMLKSGGSVLLDVNSLSAFEQRQESATYELNQLNGFWSPNKYYGFVNTFKYDEEKVILDKYTIIEPERTREVYNWFQHFTPEDLENEFVAAGFSIKGLYSDVAGSAYDQKSSEFAVIARKA; from the coding sequence ATGTTTGAAGAATTAGAGAAGATCAATCAACGCCCTGAACCGTTCCAGTATTACACGGCAAGTGATCTGTGGACAGATGAGCATACGTCAAAACAGATGCTTTCATACCATCTTAATGGGGACATCGATGTTTCTTCGCGAAATGCGGAGTTCATCAAGCGATCAGTGGAATGGATCGCGGCTCAGTTCAACATCGGCAAGGACACCAGGATAGCTGATTTCGGCTGTGGTCCCGGACTCTATGCAACAGCTTTGGCAAGACACGGCGCAAAGGTGACCGGTATCGATTTCTCCAGGAGCTCCATCGATTACGCAAAAGAAGTTGCAGACCGTGAGCAGTTGAATATCAACTATCTGAATCAGAACTACCTGGAATTTGAGCCGGAAGAGCAGTTCGATCTTGTTGTGATGATTATGTGTGATTTCTGCGTCCTCAGCCCGACGCAACGCAAGATGCTTCTGAGCAAGTTCCATAACATGCTCAAATCAGGAGGCTCGGTCCTGCTTGATGTGAACTCTCTCTCGGCGTTTGAACAACGGCAAGAGAGCGCGACATACGAGCTGAACCAACTCAACGGATTCTGGTCGCCGAACAAGTACTACGGTTTTGTGAATACCTTCAAATACGATGAAGAGAAAGTCATCCTTGATAAGTACACAATCATTGAGCCTGAACGCACCAGAGAGGTCTACAACTGGTTTCAGCATTTTACCCCTGAAGACCTTGAAAACGAATTTGTTGCGGCTGGCTTTTCCATCAAAGGGCTGTATTCCGACGTTGCAGGCAGCGCTTATGATCAGAAATCCAGCGAATTTGCCGTGATTGCCAGGAAAGCCTAA
- a CDS encoding SAM-dependent methyltransferase, with protein MKHNKPSMTARKVALNIVTLGSQSGMDTVLPRGIVDATARLLVASGAAGERTVRLARSPRMIAVYEAFDWMLPGQFEAFAHRKAFCEQQVQDSISSGATQVLVLGAGYDTLCCRLAPEFPGVRFFEIDHPATSSLKQKGGEALGASENLHLIAEDLGEKELSDVLRTNANWDVTAQSVILAEGLVMYLATEAVQSLFRQCAASVGQGSRIAFSYIPSGEDGRPNVGRWTGLMLWLQKVVGEPWVWSIRPEELSSFLQQHGWREAPELIKGSDRYGVEFFAVAAV; from the coding sequence ATGAAGCACAACAAACCGAGCATGACGGCCCGCAAGGTCGCTCTGAACATTGTCACTCTTGGCTCACAATCCGGAATGGACACGGTTCTTCCTCGCGGGATTGTTGATGCCACGGCAAGGTTACTTGTTGCATCAGGTGCTGCCGGGGAAAGGACAGTCCGGTTGGCTCGCTCTCCCCGAATGATTGCTGTGTATGAAGCCTTTGACTGGATGCTGCCGGGCCAGTTTGAGGCATTTGCCCATCGCAAGGCCTTCTGTGAACAGCAGGTACAGGACAGTATCAGCAGCGGAGCGACCCAGGTGCTTGTCCTCGGAGCTGGATACGATACCTTGTGCTGTCGATTGGCACCGGAGTTTCCGGGGGTACGTTTTTTCGAGATTGATCATCCGGCCACATCTTCTCTGAAACAGAAAGGGGGTGAGGCGTTAGGAGCGAGTGAGAATTTGCATCTGATTGCGGAAGATTTGGGTGAAAAGGAACTGTCTGATGTGCTGAGAACAAATGCGAATTGGGACGTAACTGCGCAAAGCGTTATCCTTGCCGAAGGGCTTGTCATGTATTTAGCAACAGAAGCTGTGCAATCCTTGTTCAGGCAATGCGCGGCAAGTGTCGGTCAGGGATCGCGCATCGCCTTTTCCTACATTCCCAGCGGCGAAGATGGTCGGCCAAACGTCGGGCGATGGACCGGGCTGATGCTTTGGTTGCAGAAAGTTGTCGGCGAGCCGTGGGTGTGGAGTATCCGGCCTGAAGAGCTTTCATCGTTTCTACAGCAGCATGGCTGGAGAGAGGCACCGGAGTTAATCAAGGGGTCAGATCGATACGGGGTGGAGTTTTTTGCTGTTGCGGCGGTGTGA
- a CDS encoding AAA family ATPase, which translates to MKTPYGISNFKSLITEGYLYVDKTPFIETLENQGKYNILLRPRRFGKTLFLSTLWHYYDIRFKDSFEELFSRLAIGKNPTPPRNSYQVLFMEFSGVSIKNEESIERDFAFEVSRRLRNFLEEYEYPAEAIRRVEAQSTPALMMKAFLGIVKDAKIYLLIDEYDHFANAVLGEDQELFCAIVGKGGFVRAFYETVKTATMEGIIDRLFITGVTSITLDSMTSGFNIGKNLSLDKEFNQAMGFTRQEVTDMISPLVDLCGLDSTEIIQTLRAWYNGYLFSSRAEETVYNPDMILYFVDRFDAVECRFPERMLDDNIASDYGKIMRLFGIGDREKNFQILEELITEGEIIGRHKGKLDLDTNKPFERNDFISLLLYMGFITLSGSVLSQYRYRVPNYVVQKLYYDYFRTEIEQRGRITVSSQAIENAVAELALHNNINPLIEEISNVLALFSNRDFMRMDEKHIKAVILTLLYQSEVYFIQSETEMNNRYPDILLLERNPIEVRYQFLFELKYSKKKAGQRGLEEKRTEGIEQIKAYQQLAEVKKLPKLKSYLLLTDGSTIEAVAIE; encoded by the coding sequence ATGAAAACCCCGTACGGCATCAGCAACTTCAAATCCCTCATCACAGAGGGATACCTCTACGTTGATAAAACTCCCTTTATAGAGACCCTCGAAAACCAGGGAAAATACAACATCCTGCTCCGTCCCCGCCGTTTCGGCAAAACCCTTTTCCTCTCCACCCTCTGGCATTATTACGATATTCGTTTTAAGGACTCGTTCGAGGAACTTTTCAGCAGGCTTGCCATCGGCAAAAATCCAACTCCACCACGAAACAGCTACCAGGTTCTGTTCATGGAGTTCAGCGGGGTCAGTATCAAAAACGAAGAGAGCATTGAGCGCGACTTCGCTTTTGAGGTGAGCAGACGCTTACGCAATTTCCTCGAAGAGTATGAGTATCCCGCTGAAGCAATCCGTCGTGTGGAAGCCCAATCCACGCCAGCCTTAATGATGAAGGCTTTTTTAGGGATCGTAAAAGACGCAAAAATCTATCTGCTTATTGACGAATATGATCATTTCGCCAATGCCGTGCTTGGCGAGGATCAGGAGCTCTTTTGTGCCATCGTAGGAAAAGGCGGGTTTGTCCGGGCCTTTTATGAGACCGTCAAGACCGCCACGATGGAGGGAATTATTGATCGCCTCTTCATCACTGGAGTGACCTCCATTACCTTGGACAGCATGACCAGTGGCTTCAACATAGGCAAGAACCTTTCTCTCGACAAGGAGTTCAATCAGGCAATGGGTTTCACCCGTCAGGAAGTGACTGACATGATAAGCCCTCTCGTTGATCTCTGCGGACTTGATTCTACAGAGATTATACAAACCCTCAGAGCTTGGTATAACGGTTATCTCTTCAGCAGCCGCGCAGAGGAAACGGTTTATAACCCAGACATGATTCTATATTTTGTCGATAGATTTGATGCTGTTGAATGCCGCTTTCCAGAGCGAATGCTGGACGACAATATCGCCTCGGATTACGGAAAAATCATGCGGCTCTTCGGCATCGGCGATCGGGAAAAGAATTTTCAGATCCTTGAAGAATTAATCACCGAAGGTGAGATCATCGGGCGACATAAGGGGAAACTTGACCTGGACACAAACAAACCCTTTGAACGCAACGACTTCATCAGCCTTCTCCTCTACATGGGCTTTATCACCCTCAGCGGCAGCGTTCTGAGCCAGTATCGCTATAGGGTGCCAAATTATGTCGTCCAGAAATTATATTACGATTACTTCAGAACAGAGATTGAGCAACGTGGTCGAATCACCGTTTCAAGCCAGGCCATTGAAAACGCTGTGGCAGAACTGGCTTTGCATAATAATATCAATCCTCTGATTGAGGAAATCAGTAACGTGCTGGCTCTGTTTTCCAATCGTGATTTTATGCGTATGGATGAAAAACACATCAAGGCCGTTATCCTGACTCTGCTGTACCAGTCTGAGGTCTATTTTATTCAGAGTGAGACTGAGATGAACAACCGCTACCCGGATATTCTTCTATTGGAGCGCAACCCTATTGAGGTGCGCTATCAGTTTCTCTTTGAGTTGAAGTACAGCAAGAAAAAGGCAGGTCAGCGTGGTTTGGAGGAAAAACGGACTGAAGGAATCGAGCAAATCAAAGCCTATCAGCAGCTTGCAGAGGTCAAAAAACTGCCCAAGCTGAAATCCTACCTCCTGCTCACTGACGGCAGTACGATTGAGGCTGTGGCTATAGAATGA
- a CDS encoding nitroreductase family protein translates to MEELIVNKENREVDNLMTFDELLKNRRSVRKYQDKPVAVELIQEMIRESTFAPNAGNEQPWKYIIVNNKEMLQKISDESKKNILARIAANPDDYAKKYQGMLENESFNVFYNAPCLVMILGLSHLKNLSVDCALAAGYFMLAASSRGLGTCWVNLGTEIHDPEMLRELAIPDNCTIVAPIILGYPENIPSVPKRKEAEIVKIIR, encoded by the coding sequence GTGGAAGAGCTGATAGTCAACAAAGAAAACAGAGAGGTAGACAACCTGATGACCTTTGATGAATTATTGAAAAACCGACGATCCGTAAGAAAATACCAGGACAAACCTGTTGCGGTCGAGCTTATCCAGGAGATGATCAGGGAAAGCACGTTTGCCCCCAATGCAGGCAACGAGCAACCGTGGAAGTATATCATCGTCAACAATAAAGAGATGCTGCAGAAAATCTCGGATGAGAGCAAGAAAAATATCCTGGCCCGCATTGCCGCGAATCCCGATGATTATGCCAAAAAGTATCAGGGGATGCTGGAGAATGAGTCCTTCAATGTCTTTTACAACGCACCGTGTCTGGTGATGATTCTCGGACTTTCTCATCTGAAGAATCTCTCTGTCGATTGTGCCTTGGCAGCCGGTTATTTCATGCTGGCTGCAAGCTCCAGAGGTCTGGGAACATGCTGGGTGAACCTCGGCACTGAAATACATGACCCGGAGATGCTCAGGGAGCTGGCGATACCCGACAACTGCACTATTGTGGCTCCGATCATCCTGGGCTACCCGGAAAATATCCCTTCTGTGCCCAAGAGAAAGGAAGCGGAGATCGTAAAAATTATCAGATGA
- a CDS encoding FtsX-like permease family protein: MKMALRNIAAYKKRTIVTVLLTSLTTALLVFASAWMDGSHQTMIKNAVEIYPGYLQITGKEFRDKPSYEHLIFDSTAIREKLADMEGIALLAARFESFVLYSAGEKAVGGMLTGIEPEKEAGLSRLSASLQSGEYLSAEDTNQVYIGNELAKRLKVGIGDEIAFVGNGADYSFAADNLIVKGIFQTGLYEFDTSTAFLNLAYFEKIMAATNYATHFIVMPEHPEEVQALAAEIGTALGKEYAAESWRQIMAQLVKAMQMDSIFGYITLGIFFIVIFFVITIYTLLTVYSRIREIGVLRAIGTTPLQILGMLVLESSLLAVVSVVLGGLLGGVVAYYFHLNPISMSGFEEQFKQYGLAASKIPTAFQPLVIFRDMMVMFVLSVLSTLYPILKINRYRPIEAMRHV, translated from the coding sequence ATGAAAATGGCCTTGAGAAACATCGCAGCCTATAAAAAACGGACCATTGTCACGGTGCTGCTGACCAGCCTGACAACTGCCCTGCTCGTCTTTGCTTCAGCCTGGATGGACGGCTCGCATCAGACCATGATTAAAAACGCCGTGGAAATATATCCGGGCTACCTCCAGATTACAGGCAAAGAGTTTCGTGACAAACCGAGTTATGAACACCTGATCTTTGATAGCACCGCCATCAGGGAAAAACTGGCCGACATGGAAGGCATTGCTCTTCTTGCTGCCCGCTTTGAATCCTTTGTTCTTTATTCTGCTGGAGAAAAGGCTGTGGGCGGGATGCTCACCGGTATTGAGCCGGAAAAAGAGGCTGGCCTATCCCGGCTCAGTGCCTCTTTACAGAGCGGAGAATACCTCAGTGCTGAGGATACCAATCAGGTGTACATCGGGAATGAGCTGGCCAAGCGGCTCAAGGTCGGGATAGGGGATGAGATCGCCTTTGTTGGCAACGGGGCTGATTACTCCTTTGCCGCAGATAACCTGATCGTCAAGGGCATTTTTCAGACCGGTCTGTACGAGTTCGACACCTCCACGGCATTTCTTAATCTGGCCTATTTTGAGAAGATTATGGCGGCTACCAACTATGCCACCCATTTTATTGTCATGCCGGAGCATCCTGAGGAGGTTCAAGCATTGGCAGCAGAGATCGGCACAGCCCTTGGCAAGGAATACGCAGCAGAAAGCTGGCGGCAGATCATGGCCCAATTGGTCAAGGCCATGCAGATGGATTCAATCTTCGGCTATATCACCTTGGGGATCTTTTTCATCGTGATTTTTTTCGTGATTACGATCTACACCCTGCTGACGGTCTATTCCCGGATTCGGGAAATCGGGGTGCTGCGGGCCATCGGCACCACGCCGCTTCAGATATTGGGGATGCTGGTGCTGGAGAGCAGCCTGCTGGCCGTAGTGAGCGTGGTTCTTGGCGGGCTGCTTGGGGGAGTTGTGGCCTATTATTTTCATCTCAACCCCATCTCCATGTCCGGCTTTGAAGAGCAGTTCAAACAGTATGGGCTGGCTGCCTCGAAAATACCAACAGCGTTTCAGCCTCTGGTGATTTTTCGTGACATGATGGTGATGTTTGTCCTCTCCGTGCTGTCTACGCTGTATCCGATCCTGAAGATTAATCGGTATCGACCGATTGAGGCTATGCGGCATGTGTAG
- a CDS encoding outer membrane lipoprotein-sorting protein — protein MGQHRRRHRATHLAIVAMLLTLLPVSSFADEAAEIIKKVEDNLNGKTATMKITMTVKTKRAERTMKMQSWSVGKDKSFIKILYPGKDKGITFLKMDNSMWQYVPRIEKTIKIPASMMLQSWMGSDFSNDDLVRESSISEDYTVRLLNETEEVYTAELLPKEEAAVVWGKIVMDISKQYYLPSKVRYFDEEGELIRELAYTEVQPFGERFYPTKWIMDPKEPEKAGHQTVMEVSDAVFDAPISASYFTKRALKRYSD, from the coding sequence ATGGGACAACATAGAAGACGACACAGAGCAACACACTTGGCAATAGTAGCGATGCTGCTTACCCTGCTGCCTGTATCATCTTTTGCTGATGAGGCCGCAGAGATCATCAAAAAGGTTGAGGATAACCTGAACGGCAAAACAGCAACCATGAAGATCACTATGACGGTCAAGACCAAGAGGGCCGAGCGGACCATGAAGATGCAAAGTTGGTCCGTGGGTAAGGATAAATCCTTTATCAAGATCCTCTATCCGGGCAAGGACAAGGGTATCACTTTTCTGAAAATGGATAATTCCATGTGGCAATATGTGCCCCGCATAGAAAAAACCATAAAGATCCCAGCCTCCATGATGTTGCAGAGCTGGATGGGCAGTGATTTCAGCAATGACGATCTGGTGCGGGAAAGCTCCATCAGTGAGGATTACACGGTCAGGCTGCTGAACGAGACGGAAGAGGTGTATACCGCAGAGCTACTCCCCAAGGAAGAGGCTGCGGTTGTCTGGGGAAAGATTGTCATGGATATATCAAAGCAGTATTACCTGCCAAGCAAGGTTCGCTATTTTGATGAAGAGGGGGAACTGATCCGGGAACTAGCCTATACCGAGGTTCAGCCCTTTGGCGAACGTTTTTATCCCACCAAATGGATTATGGACCCCAAAGAGCCGGAAAAAGCGGGGCATCAAACGGTGATGGAGGTTTCTGATGCGGTTTTTGACGCCCCGATCAGTGCATCTTATTTCACGAAAAGGGCCCTGAAACGTTATTCTGATTAA
- a CDS encoding FtsX-like permease family protein: MTAKIAWASLIRRSARSILLVLMIAVSLWGLLFMEGIYDGMTEQMIGNAIRSDSGHISLFGKGYRLDPDLSRWIGKEKELLAALDTNPRVKSAITRLKQDGLVATAHYSRGAVLLGIDLEAEEQHGRLGGYLHQGTFSFGAKGQGAIIGYKLAEKLQVQVGGKIIVSAQDSLHEVSSVALRISGILKTNNMALDENAVLLSQERMRKLLAVPEDMGAAQIAVLLHDEGEIARLQQELREKFPGLDVLRWDELYPALLQSREMMRVFNLVTNLLIFCVAALGIFGVMLVSVLERLREFGIMLAVGTRFREICQIILAESLFMGFIGFGLGALIGGSTLYYFKIYGLDLSVFSEAFEEFGMDAVTYALIRPSYFITALLAVTAATLLSIVIPLRILNKAKPIEAINSI; encoded by the coding sequence ATGACAGCCAAAATCGCCTGGGCCTCGTTGATCCGGCGTAGCGCCCGTTCGATCCTGCTGGTGCTGATGATCGCAGTCAGCCTCTGGGGTCTGCTTTTCATGGAGGGCATCTATGACGGCATGACCGAACAGATGATAGGCAATGCCATCCGCAGCGACAGCGGTCATATCTCGCTGTTCGGCAAAGGGTACCGCTTGGACCCAGACCTGTCCCGCTGGATCGGCAAAGAGAAAGAGCTGCTGGCGGCATTAGACACGAACCCACGGGTCAAGAGCGCAATCACCCGCCTGAAACAAGACGGCCTAGTGGCCACGGCCCATTATTCACGCGGTGCGGTGCTGCTCGGTATCGACTTGGAGGCCGAAGAACAGCATGGCCGCTTAGGCGGCTATCTGCATCAGGGGACGTTCAGTTTCGGCGCAAAAGGACAGGGCGCGATCATCGGCTATAAGCTGGCTGAAAAGCTGCAGGTACAGGTGGGCGGCAAGATCATCGTCTCGGCCCAGGACAGCCTGCATGAGGTTTCCTCGGTAGCGCTCAGGATCAGCGGTATCCTCAAGACGAATAATATGGCCCTGGATGAAAATGCCGTACTGCTCAGTCAGGAGCGGATGCGCAAGCTGCTGGCTGTGCCCGAGGATATGGGTGCGGCCCAGATCGCAGTCCTGCTCCATGATGAAGGCGAAATTGCCCGATTGCAGCAGGAACTGCGCGAAAAATTCCCTGGCCTGGATGTGCTGCGCTGGGACGAACTCTACCCTGCCCTGCTTCAGTCCAGAGAGATGATGCGGGTCTTTAACCTGGTCACTAACCTGCTGATCTTCTGCGTGGCCGCTCTGGGGATATTCGGCGTGATGCTGGTCTCGGTCCTGGAACGGCTACGGGAGTTTGGGATCATGCTCGCCGTCGGCACCCGCTTCCGCGAAATTTGCCAGATCATTCTGGCCGAGTCCTTGTTCATGGGCTTTATCGGTTTCGGCTTGGGTGCCCTGATCGGCGGCAGCACCCTGTACTATTTCAAAATCTACGGTCTTGATCTGAGCGTTTTCAGCGAGGCCTTTGAGGAGTTCGGCATGGACGCGGTCACCTACGCACTTATCCGTCCGAGTTATTTCATCACCGCCTTGCTGGCCGTGACAGCGGCCACTTTGTTGAGCATCGTCATCCCATTGCGGATACTGAACAAGGCCAAACCCATCGAGGCGATCAACAGCATATAA